From the genome of Streptomyces sp. NBC_01260, one region includes:
- a CDS encoding ATP-binding protein — protein sequence MKIAFVGKGGSGKTTLSSLFIRHLAANEAHVVAVDADINQHLGAALGLDEEEAAALPAMGAQLPLIKEYLRGSNPRIPSVETMIKTTPPGEGSRLLRVREDNPIYDACARTVGLDDGDIRLMATGPFTESDLGVACYHSKVGAVELCLNHLVDGPEEYVVVDMTAGSDSFASGMFTRFDMTFLVAEPTRKGVSVYRQYKEYARDFGVALKVVGNKVQGEDDLEFLRAEVGDDLLVTVGHSDWVRAMEKGRPARFELLEADNRMALQALQNAAEDSYGQRDWERYTRQMVHFHLKNAESWGNEKTGVDLAAQVDPAFVLDEHGAQTGAAQPA from the coding sequence ATGAAGATCGCTTTCGTAGGGAAGGGCGGCAGCGGCAAGACCACGCTGTCCTCGCTCTTCATCCGCCACCTTGCCGCCAATGAGGCCCACGTCGTCGCGGTGGACGCCGACATCAACCAGCATCTCGGGGCCGCGCTCGGCCTCGACGAGGAGGAGGCCGCAGCACTGCCCGCCATGGGAGCGCAGCTGCCTCTGATCAAGGAGTATCTGCGCGGCAGCAATCCCCGCATCCCTTCGGTCGAGACGATGATCAAGACGACGCCGCCCGGCGAGGGCTCGCGACTGCTCCGTGTGCGCGAGGACAACCCGATCTACGACGCATGCGCGCGCACGGTCGGGCTCGACGACGGGGACATCCGGCTGATGGCCACCGGGCCGTTCACCGAGTCGGACCTGGGGGTGGCCTGCTATCACTCCAAGGTCGGCGCGGTCGAGCTCTGCCTCAACCATCTCGTCGACGGCCCCGAAGAGTACGTCGTGGTCGACATGACCGCCGGCTCGGACTCCTTCGCCTCGGGAATGTTCACCCGCTTCGACATGACGTTCCTGGTCGCGGAACCGACCCGCAAGGGAGTCTCGGTCTACCGTCAGTACAAGGAGTACGCACGTGACTTCGGAGTCGCACTGAAGGTCGTCGGCAACAAAGTGCAGGGGGAGGACGACCTGGAGTTCCTGCGCGCCGAGGTCGGCGACGACCTGCTGGTCACCGTCGGCCATTCCGACTGGGTGCGGGCCATGGAGAAGGGCCGCCCAGCCCGCTTCGAGCTGCTGGAGGCGGACAACCGGATGGCCCTGCAGGCTCTGCAGAACGCCGCGGAGGACTCGTACGGACAGCGCGACTGGGAGCGTTACACGCGACAGATGGTGCATTTCCATCTGAAGAACGCGGAGAGCTGGGGCAACGAGAAGACAGGGGTCGACCTGGCAGCCCAGGTGGACCCCGCCTTCGTGCTCGACGAGCACGGTGCCCAGACCGGGGCAGCCCAGCCGGCCTGA
- a CDS encoding oxidoreductase codes for MSTTPSDPLATLGTLPGVTDAVDSVRKAVDRVYGHRVMRRRSNEVTSEAALRGARGSAALSGADWNLEEVRRRTDFTGDSEARVVGAALRLTAEAGQLLSIWRQSPLRVLARLHLVAAGGAAPEDAVGRPRLAGEPVDEPLIEAPLPDADEVAGRLEGLSGLILSGSEAPALVTAAVVHGELLALRPFGSYNGLVARTAERIVLIGSGLDPKSICPAEVGHAEQGRAAYVAAFEGYLSGTPEGMAAWIAHCGRAAELGVRESTAVCEALQRGAA; via the coding sequence ATGAGTACGACTCCCTCGGACCCGCTCGCCACGCTGGGCACCCTGCCGGGCGTGACGGACGCGGTGGACTCCGTGCGCAAGGCTGTCGACCGCGTCTACGGTCACCGCGTCATGCGGCGCCGCAGTAACGAAGTCACCTCGGAGGCGGCCCTGCGGGGCGCCCGTGGGTCGGCCGCGCTCTCCGGTGCGGACTGGAACCTGGAAGAGGTGCGTCGGCGTACCGACTTCACCGGAGACAGCGAAGCGCGTGTGGTCGGGGCTGCTCTGCGGTTGACCGCAGAGGCGGGCCAACTGCTCTCCATCTGGCGGCAGTCGCCGTTGCGTGTGCTGGCGAGGCTGCATCTGGTGGCGGCCGGTGGCGCGGCGCCCGAGGATGCCGTCGGCCGGCCCCGCCTGGCGGGTGAGCCGGTGGATGAGCCGCTGATCGAAGCGCCGCTGCCCGACGCCGATGAGGTGGCGGGGCGGCTGGAAGGGCTCAGCGGGCTCATCCTTTCGGGGAGTGAGGCGCCCGCTCTGGTGACGGCCGCGGTCGTGCACGGTGAACTGCTGGCCCTGCGTCCCTTCGGTTCGTACAACGGCCTGGTCGCGCGGACCGCCGAGCGGATCGTGCTGATCGGCAGCGGGCTCGACCCGAAGTCGATCTGTCCGGCGGAGGTCGGCCATGCCGAGCAGGGGCGGGCGGCGTACGTAGCAGCCTTCGAGGGTTATCTGTCGGGAACGCCGGAGGGGATGGCGGCCTGGATCGCGCACTGCGGGCGCGCGGCTGAACTCGGCGTCCGGGAATCGACGGCGGTCTGCGAGGCGCTCCAGCGCGGCGCCGCGTAA
- a CDS encoding HAD family hydrolase, whose product MLCLVENCFLPRTAAFFDLDKTVIAKSSTLTFSKSFYQGGLINRRAVLRTAYAQFVFLAGGADHDQMERMREYLSALCKGWNVQQVKEIVAETLHDLIDPIIYDEAATLIEEHHTAGRDVVIVSTSGAEVVEPIGELLGADRVVATRMVVGDDGCFTGEVEYYAYGPTKAEAIKALAVSEGYDLARCYAYSDSATDVPMLESVGHPHAVNPDRALRREATLREWPILVFDRPVRLKQRLPAFSLPPRPALMAAAAVGAAALTAGLVWYTARRRTAAASA is encoded by the coding sequence ATGCTCTGCCTTGTGGAAAACTGCTTCTTGCCGCGCACAGCAGCCTTCTTTGACCTGGACAAGACGGTCATTGCGAAGTCTTCGACGCTGACCTTCAGCAAGTCCTTCTACCAAGGCGGGCTGATCAACCGCCGTGCCGTACTGCGCACTGCGTACGCACAGTTCGTGTTCCTTGCCGGGGGCGCAGATCACGACCAGATGGAGCGGATGCGCGAGTATCTCTCCGCGCTCTGCAAAGGCTGGAACGTCCAGCAGGTGAAGGAAATTGTCGCCGAGACTCTGCACGATCTGATCGACCCGATCATCTATGACGAAGCGGCAACGCTCATCGAGGAACATCACACCGCGGGACGCGATGTGGTCATCGTCTCGACCTCCGGCGCCGAGGTCGTCGAACCGATCGGTGAGCTGCTCGGTGCCGACCGCGTCGTCGCCACGCGCATGGTCGTCGGTGACGACGGCTGCTTCACCGGCGAGGTGGAGTACTACGCGTACGGGCCGACGAAGGCAGAGGCCATCAAGGCCCTCGCCGTTTCCGAGGGCTACGACCTCGCGCGCTGCTACGCCTACAGCGATTCCGCGACCGATGTGCCGATGCTGGAGTCCGTCGGCCATCCGCACGCGGTCAATCCGGACCGTGCCCTACGCCGCGAGGCGACTCTCCGGGAGTGGCCGATTCTCGTCTTCGACCGCCCGGTCCGGCTCAAGCAGCGATTGCCCGCCTTTTCGTTGCCGCCGCGCCCGGCACTCATGGCCGCGGCAGCAGTGGGCGCAGCCGCTCTCACCGCCGGACTCGTCTGGTACACCGCCCGCCGGCGCACCGCTGCGGCGTCCGCATGA
- the ssd gene encoding septum site-determining protein Ssd, which produces MQAVGLRRGGPLIVTEDVDLLDDLLRLCAAAGAEPEVHHTLPDRRGGWERAPMVLVGDDAAPRCRGAARRRGVMLVGRDQDAPDVWRRAVEIGAEYVLRLPDSENWLVDQIANATEGVGRPALTVGVIGGRGGAGASTLACALAVTAARIGRRTMLIDGDPLGGGIDVLLGGERAEGMRWPDFAHSKGRVGGGALEESLPALHGLRVLSWGRDDWVVIPPQAMQAVLAAARRLGGVVVVDLPRRVDEAVAEALAQLDLGLVVVPGELRAVAAAKRVASMAGMVLDDLRVVARGPYASGLDEQWVARAMGLPLAGELPLEQGLLAEQDMGEPPGGSVRGPLARFCSAFWDQALAGERAGGPAVGGPAAGGAS; this is translated from the coding sequence TTGCAGGCCGTCGGGTTGCGGCGGGGCGGGCCGTTGATCGTCACCGAGGATGTGGATCTGCTCGACGATCTGCTGAGGCTGTGCGCGGCCGCCGGCGCGGAGCCCGAGGTCCATCACACGCTGCCGGATCGGCGAGGGGGCTGGGAGCGGGCGCCCATGGTCCTCGTCGGGGACGACGCGGCACCGCGGTGCCGCGGGGCGGCTCGAAGGCGGGGCGTGATGCTGGTCGGGCGCGATCAGGACGCGCCCGATGTCTGGCGCCGGGCCGTGGAGATCGGGGCCGAATATGTGCTGCGGCTGCCCGATTCGGAGAACTGGCTCGTCGATCAGATCGCCAACGCGACGGAAGGCGTCGGAAGGCCGGCGCTCACCGTCGGGGTGATCGGCGGCCGGGGTGGCGCCGGTGCGTCCACGCTGGCCTGCGCACTCGCGGTGACCGCGGCGAGGATCGGGCGGCGGACCATGCTGATCGACGGCGACCCGCTGGGCGGTGGCATCGATGTGCTGCTCGGCGGCGAACGGGCGGAGGGCATGAGGTGGCCTGATTTCGCCCATTCCAAGGGGCGCGTCGGTGGCGGCGCCCTGGAGGAGTCGCTGCCCGCGCTGCACGGGCTGCGAGTGCTCAGCTGGGGCCGTGACGACTGGGTGGTCATCCCGCCACAGGCCATGCAGGCAGTCCTGGCCGCCGCGCGGAGGCTCGGCGGGGTGGTGGTCGTCGATCTGCCGCGCCGTGTCGATGAGGCGGTGGCCGAGGCCCTTGCGCAACTGGACCTCGGGCTTGTGGTGGTGCCCGGGGAACTGAGGGCGGTCGCCGCGGCGAAACGGGTGGCGTCGATGGCGGGGATGGTGCTCGACGACCTCCGGGTGGTGGCACGCGGGCCGTACGCGTCCGGCCTCGACGAACAATGGGTGGCGCGTGCCATGGGGCTTCCACTGGCCGGCGAACTTCCCTTGGAGCAAGGCCTGCTGGCTGAGCAGGACATGGGTGAGCCGCCCGGCGGCAGCGTTCGCGGGCCGCTTGCCAGGTTCTGCTCGGCCTTCTGGGACCAGGCGCTCGCCGGTGAGCGCGCCGGTGGACCGGCCGTCGGAGGACCGGCCGCCGGAGGTGCCTCATGA
- a CDS encoding type II secretion system F family protein: MPEAVHAAALCAGAAAWLVVAGRGQGRRRAAELFAGGAAESPPGERWESGRRRLQVRLRGRWEWLCLPVALVLGVLGESVLPMAAGAVAVPLVRRWLRRRKLREDREHRADGVVDLCGAVVGELRAGREPGQALLVAVRGTGALGVAEAGVSAAARFGGDVPGALGQAACEPGLDGLAGVAACWRVAVDGGAGLAAGLDRLEGSLRAERRRREELRAQLAGAWSTVAVLALLPVLGMGLGAALGADPLRVLLHSPAGLVCLVAGGLLEAAGLAWAGRIVRAGEAV, from the coding sequence ATGCCGGAGGCGGTGCATGCGGCGGCGCTGTGCGCGGGAGCGGCTGCCTGGCTGGTGGTGGCCGGGCGGGGCCAAGGGCGCCGAAGAGCGGCGGAGTTGTTCGCCGGAGGGGCTGCGGAGTCGCCCCCGGGGGAGCGGTGGGAGAGCGGTCGGAGGCGGCTCCAGGTGCGGCTGAGGGGGCGGTGGGAGTGGCTCTGCCTGCCGGTGGCTCTGGTTCTGGGGGTCCTTGGCGAGTCCGTGCTGCCGATGGCCGCTGGGGCGGTCGCGGTGCCGCTGGTGCGGCGATGGCTGCGGAGAAGGAAGTTGCGCGAGGACCGGGAGCACCGGGCCGACGGAGTGGTGGACCTGTGCGGTGCGGTGGTGGGTGAGCTGAGGGCCGGCCGCGAACCGGGGCAGGCGCTGCTCGTCGCGGTCCGCGGAACAGGGGCGTTGGGCGTGGCGGAGGCGGGGGTGTCGGCTGCGGCGCGGTTCGGGGGCGATGTCCCGGGAGCACTGGGACAGGCGGCCTGCGAACCGGGCCTGGACGGGCTCGCCGGAGTAGCCGCCTGCTGGCGGGTGGCGGTGGACGGCGGGGCCGGACTCGCGGCCGGTCTGGACCGGCTGGAGGGCTCGTTGCGGGCCGAGCGGCGTCGGCGGGAGGAGCTGCGGGCGCAACTGGCCGGTGCGTGGTCGACGGTTGCGGTGCTGGCCTTGTTACCCGTGCTGGGCATGGGGCTTGGTGCCGCGCTCGGGGCGGATCCGTTGAGGGTGCTGCTGCACAGTCCGGCCGGCCTGGTCTGCCTGGTGGCGGGCGGCTTGCTGGAGGCGGCCGGTCTGGCCTGGGCCGGCCGCATCGTCCGGGCGGGAGAAGCGGTATGA
- a CDS encoding type II secretion system F family protein produces MSAGFGEVVHRLGAIGAAAGVCTQLALALAGRRTGRRVRRRGAAILAVDELGSVRSGGRVGTVGRVRRRLGPLVAGAPARQWAAALGVVPASWILVGGLLGWAVGLVAGYGAWRWQRARLGKAPHVAAEETAKAAEAVRQLPLAADLLAACISVGAGPREAAEAVGESLGGPVGEQLARTAAEIRLGGDPAVAWGRFGEIPGAAALARCLDRAAATGAPAAEPVSRLAEAMRAERSSAAVARAQRAGVLITAPVGLCFLPAFLVVGVAPVVIGLATGLLNP; encoded by the coding sequence ATGAGCGCCGGATTCGGTGAAGTTGTCCACAGGCTGGGGGCCATTGGGGCGGCGGCGGGTGTGTGCACCCAGTTGGCGCTTGCCCTGGCCGGTCGGCGGACCGGGCGGCGGGTGCGTCGCAGGGGAGCGGCGATTCTGGCGGTGGACGAGCTGGGTTCGGTGCGTTCTGGCGGCCGTGTCGGCACAGTCGGCCGGGTTCGGCGTCGGCTCGGCCCACTGGTGGCCGGTGCTCCGGCCAGGCAGTGGGCGGCGGCGCTGGGTGTCGTGCCGGCGAGCTGGATTCTGGTAGGCGGTCTGCTGGGGTGGGCGGTTGGCCTGGTGGCGGGCTACGGCGCCTGGCGGTGGCAGCGGGCTCGGCTGGGGAAGGCGCCGCATGTCGCGGCCGAGGAGACGGCGAAGGCCGCGGAGGCAGTACGTCAGCTTCCGCTGGCTGCCGACCTGCTGGCGGCCTGCATCTCCGTCGGGGCGGGTCCGCGAGAGGCGGCAGAGGCGGTGGGGGAGTCGCTGGGTGGGCCGGTCGGTGAACAGCTGGCCCGGACGGCGGCGGAGATCCGGCTCGGTGGGGACCCCGCCGTCGCCTGGGGGAGGTTCGGGGAGATACCTGGAGCTGCCGCTCTGGCCCGCTGTCTGGACCGGGCCGCTGCGACCGGCGCTCCGGCGGCGGAGCCGGTCTCCAGGCTGGCCGAAGCGATGCGGGCCGAGCGGTCGAGCGCGGCGGTGGCGCGTGCGCAGAGGGCCGGCGTACTGATCACCGCGCCTGTCGGGCTCTGCTTCCTTCCCGCCTTTCTCGTGGTGGGAGTGGCGCCCGTGGTGATCGGTCTGGCGACGGGATTGCTGAATCCCTGA
- a CDS encoding DUF4244 domain-containing protein, whose amino-acid sequence MRKVMNWVRSLVRGARSDRGMTTSEYAVGTIAACAFAAVLYKVVTSAPVMAQLQSLLKDALDAKF is encoded by the coding sequence ATGCGGAAAGTAATGAATTGGGTGCGGAGTCTGGTACGCGGGGCTCGGTCGGACAGGGGCATGACGACGTCCGAATACGCGGTGGGGACGATCGCCGCCTGTGCGTTCGCTGCGGTGCTCTACAAGGTGGTCACCAGTGCACCGGTCATGGCGCAGTTGCAATCACTGCTGAAGGACGCCCTCGATGCGAAGTTCTGA
- a CDS encoding TadE family type IV pilus minor pilin — MRSSETGAALVPGPGEGAGERSGPVRWRSDRGAVTAEAAMAIPVLVVFTLALLWALMAASAQIRCVDAARAGARAAARSEPEAQVREAALSAAPGRAGVEVQRTGALWRVRVTAPTPGPGPLAVTLRAEAVASAEDMVGATP; from the coding sequence ATGCGAAGTTCTGAGACCGGCGCAGCGCTGGTGCCGGGTCCTGGGGAGGGGGCCGGTGAGCGATCCGGGCCGGTGCGGTGGCGGAGTGACCGGGGCGCGGTGACGGCGGAGGCTGCCATGGCGATTCCGGTGCTGGTGGTGTTCACCCTCGCCCTTTTGTGGGCCCTGATGGCCGCATCGGCCCAGATTCGGTGTGTGGACGCGGCACGGGCCGGAGCACGGGCGGCGGCCCGCTCGGAACCGGAGGCACAGGTGCGGGAGGCCGCCCTTTCGGCGGCGCCGGGCCGGGCTGGGGTCGAGGTGCAACGGACCGGGGCGCTGTGGCGGGTCAGGGTGACCGCACCGACCCCGGGCCCGGGGCCACTGGCCGTCACGCTGAGAGCGGAGGCTGTGGCGTCGGCCGAGGACATGGTGGGGGCGACGCCATGA
- a CDS encoding DEAD/DEAH box helicase, translating into MAFNHLPAVMHDALGPLSASPVTHSVPMAKNHRPSRPPESGGSRPSPDMVLDRLAAGANRSARITHTEHLPPRTGTHAIWPDRIRPEVIAAIQKTGIDHPWAHQAAAAEHALDGESVVIATGTASGKSLAYLAPVLSALLDGSEAPNGRGATALYLAPTKALAADQRRSVKELAAPLGNGIRPAVYDGDTPVEEREWVRQYANYVLTNPDMLHRGILPSHPRWSSFLRALRYVVIDECHTYRGVFGSHVAQVVRRLRRLCARYGADPVFLLASATAAEPSAAAGRLTGLPVVEVADDASPRGELVFALWEPPLTELHGEKGAPVRRTATAETADLLTDLTVQGVRSVAFVRSRRGAELISVIAKERLAEIDRSLPARVAAYRGGYLPEERRALERALHSGQLLGLSATTALELGIDVSGLDAVVIAGYPGTRASLWQQAGRAGRAGQGALAILVARDDPLDTFLVHHPEALFQQPVESTVLDPDNPYVLAPHLCAAAAELPLTEPDLELFGPAAAELLPQLEAAKLLRRRPSGWHWTRRERAADLTDIRGEGGRPVQIVEEGTGRLLGTVDESAAHTAVHEGAVHLHQGRTYLVRKLDLEDSAALVEEANPPYSTTARDTTAIAVLETDTEIPWGDGRLCYGSVEVTNQVVSFLRRKLISGEVLGETKLDLPPRTLRTRAVWWTVTQDQLDTARINPEILGGALHAAEHASIGMLPLFATCDRWDIGGVSVPLHPDTLLPTVFVYDGHPGGAGFAERAFHTARGWLTATRQAIASCECDAGCPSCIQSPKCGNGNEPLHKRGAVRLLTELLRSAPPDRAEPATTSPPNPPAAPDPSAEPSPPEPDAPPAPPGSPGSPGSPGSPGSPGSPGSPTAL; encoded by the coding sequence ATGGCATTCAATCACTTACCAGCTGTCATGCACGACGCCTTGGGACCATTGTCCGCCTCGCCAGTGACACACTCGGTCCCGATGGCCAAGAATCACCGCCCCAGTCGACCGCCCGAGAGCGGGGGCTCCCGCCCCTCTCCGGACATGGTCCTCGACCGGCTCGCCGCAGGGGCGAACCGGTCCGCGCGCATCACTCATACGGAGCACTTGCCCCCGCGTACGGGAACCCATGCCATCTGGCCCGATCGCATCCGTCCAGAAGTGATCGCCGCCATCCAGAAAACCGGAATCGATCATCCCTGGGCCCATCAGGCGGCTGCGGCGGAGCACGCTCTGGACGGCGAGTCGGTCGTCATCGCGACCGGCACCGCCTCCGGCAAGTCGCTGGCCTACCTCGCCCCGGTCCTCAGCGCCCTCCTGGACGGCTCCGAGGCTCCCAACGGCCGTGGCGCGACCGCCCTCTACCTCGCCCCCACCAAGGCCCTGGCCGCCGACCAGAGGCGCTCGGTGAAGGAGCTCGCGGCCCCGCTGGGCAACGGGATCCGTCCCGCCGTCTACGACGGCGACACCCCCGTCGAGGAACGCGAATGGGTACGTCAGTACGCCAACTACGTCCTCACCAACCCCGACATGCTGCACCGCGGGATCCTCCCGTCCCACCCCCGCTGGTCCTCCTTCCTGCGCGCCCTGCGCTATGTCGTCATCGACGAGTGCCACACCTACCGGGGTGTCTTCGGCTCCCACGTCGCCCAGGTGGTGCGCCGGCTCCGCCGCCTGTGCGCCCGCTACGGCGCCGATCCCGTCTTCCTCCTGGCCTCCGCCACCGCGGCGGAGCCCTCGGCCGCGGCGGGCCGCCTCACCGGCCTCCCGGTCGTCGAGGTCGCCGACGACGCCTCCCCGCGCGGCGAACTGGTCTTCGCCCTGTGGGAGCCGCCCCTGACGGAGCTGCACGGCGAGAAGGGCGCCCCCGTGCGCCGCACCGCCACGGCGGAGACCGCCGACCTGCTCACCGATCTGACCGTGCAGGGCGTGCGCTCAGTCGCTTTCGTACGCTCCCGGCGGGGCGCGGAGCTCATCTCGGTCATCGCCAAGGAACGCCTCGCGGAGATCGACCGCTCCTTGCCGGCCCGCGTCGCCGCCTATCGCGGGGGATATCTGCCCGAGGAACGCCGCGCCCTGGAACGCGCCCTGCACTCCGGTCAGCTTCTCGGCCTGTCCGCCACGACCGCCCTCGAACTCGGCATCGACGTCTCCGGCCTGGACGCCGTCGTCATCGCGGGCTACCCCGGTACGAGGGCTTCGCTGTGGCAACAGGCCGGCCGTGCGGGACGAGCGGGCCAGGGCGCCCTCGCCATCCTGGTGGCCCGTGACGACCCGCTGGACACCTTCCTCGTCCACCACCCCGAGGCGCTGTTCCAGCAGCCGGTGGAGTCGACCGTCCTCGATCCGGACAACCCGTACGTCCTGGCCCCCCACCTGTGTGCCGCCGCGGCGGAACTGCCGCTCACCGAACCCGACCTGGAACTCTTCGGGCCCGCCGCGGCCGAACTGCTGCCACAGCTGGAAGCCGCGAAGCTGCTCCGCAGACGGCCCTCGGGGTGGCACTGGACCCGGCGTGAACGGGCGGCCGACCTCACTGACATCCGGGGCGAGGGCGGCCGCCCCGTCCAGATCGTCGAGGAGGGCACCGGACGGCTGCTGGGCACCGTCGACGAGTCCGCCGCCCACACCGCCGTCCACGAGGGCGCCGTCCACCTCCACCAGGGCCGCACCTACCTGGTCCGGAAGCTGGACCTCGAGGATTCGGCGGCACTGGTCGAGGAGGCGAATCCGCCGTACTCGACGACCGCACGCGACACCACCGCCATCGCCGTACTGGAGACCGACACCGAGATCCCGTGGGGCGACGGACGCCTGTGCTACGGCTCCGTGGAGGTCACCAACCAGGTCGTCTCTTTCCTCCGTCGCAAACTGATCAGCGGCGAGGTACTCGGCGAGACCAAACTGGACCTCCCGCCCCGCACCCTGCGCACCCGCGCCGTGTGGTGGACGGTCACCCAGGACCAGCTCGACACCGCGCGGATCAACCCGGAGATCCTGGGCGGCGCGCTGCACGCCGCCGAGCACGCGTCGATCGGGATGCTGCCACTCTTCGCCACCTGTGATCGCTGGGACATCGGCGGCGTGTCCGTCCCACTGCATCCGGACACCTTGTTGCCGACGGTCTTCGTGTATGACGGCCACCCCGGAGGTGCGGGGTTCGCCGAACGCGCCTTCCACACCGCGCGCGGCTGGCTGACCGCCACGCGTCAGGCCATCGCTTCCTGCGAGTGCGATGCAGGCTGCCCGTCCTGCATCCAGTCCCCGAAGTGCGGCAACGGCAACGAACCGCTCCACAAACGCGGCGCCGTGCGCCTGCTTACCGAACTCCTGCGATCCGCACCTCCCGACCGGGCCGAGCCGGCGACAACGAGCCCCCCGAATCCCCCGGCGGCACCGGACCCATCAGCGGAACCGAGCCCTCCCGAACCTGACGCCCCTCCCGCGCCGCCGGGCTCTCCGGGCTCTCCGGGCTCTCCGGGCTCTCCGGGCTCTCCGGGCTCTCCGGGCTCTCCGACGGCCCTGTAG
- a CDS encoding STAS domain-containing protein: MDLSLSTRNVSGPGGDRTVVEVGGEIDVYTAPKLREQLVELVNDGSYHLVVDMEGVDFLDSTGLGVLVGGLKRVRAHEGSLRLVCNQERILKIFRITGLTKVFPIHTTVDEAVAATD; this comes from the coding sequence GTGGACCTGTCCTTGTCGACTCGCAATGTGTCCGGCCCTGGTGGCGACCGTACGGTCGTCGAGGTCGGTGGCGAGATTGATGTGTATACCGCGCCCAAGCTGCGCGAGCAGTTGGTCGAGTTGGTGAATGACGGCAGCTATCACTTGGTTGTCGACATGGAAGGCGTCGACTTTCTCGACTCCACCGGCCTCGGCGTGCTCGTGGGCGGCTTGAAGCGTGTTCGGGCCCATGAGGGCTCGTTGCGCCTGGTCTGCAACCAGGAGCGCATTCTCAAGATTTTCCGGATCACCGGTCTGACCAAGGTGTTCCCGATTCACACCACGGTCGACGAGGCCGTCGCGGCAACCGACTGA
- a CDS encoding ATP-binding protein, translating to MATVELRFSAQPEHVRTARLVAAAVARRAGVDEAVLDEVRLAVGEACSRAVGLHRSHGITAPVTVILTEEEKSFSIEVGDEVPGPGSDGAVSGVSGRGATPGVGPDEPEPDPEGDGEDEMGLAVISGLVDDVEVRSGADGGVIRMSWPKTPATVQP from the coding sequence ATGGCCACCGTTGAACTCCGCTTCAGCGCCCAGCCCGAACACGTCAGAACGGCCCGCCTCGTGGCGGCTGCCGTGGCGCGCCGGGCCGGGGTCGACGAGGCCGTGCTCGACGAGGTCAGACTCGCCGTGGGAGAGGCATGCAGTCGCGCGGTCGGGCTGCACCGCAGCCACGGCATCACCGCTCCCGTCACAGTCATTCTGACCGAGGAGGAGAAGTCATTCTCCATCGAGGTCGGCGACGAGGTACCGGGGCCGGGCAGTGACGGGGCCGTATCCGGCGTGTCCGGACGCGGCGCCACGCCCGGCGTGGGACCGGATGAGCCGGAACCCGATCCGGAGGGCGACGGCGAGGACGAGATGGGCCTCGCGGTCATCAGCGGCCTGGTCGACGACGTGGAAGTCAGATCCGGCGCTGATGGCGGAGTCATCCGGATGAGCTGGCCGAAGACGCCGGCAACGGTACAGCCCTGA